Part of the Limihaloglobus sulfuriphilus genome is shown below.
TGAAAAAGGGGATGTAACGGTTAAAATACTATGTGTTTGAAAGAAGAAATATAGAAGTTGTGTCATATCCCCCCGGCGGAGGAGCAATCCTTATCCGTCTTCAGATATACACCATACTTCGCCCTGTGTTTATTTATTTGGTTAGTGTAGAAACAGTTGGATACTGTTTGTATAATAGAAGTTATGTTATTGGTTAAAAGTTGAAAGGAAAGAAGATGAAAAAGTTTTTAGCAGCGCTATGCGCAGCAATTATGGTGACCGGCTCGTTTGCCTACACAGTTGATTACGGCTGGGAAACAGGCTCACAGGCATACCTTGGAACCTACGGCAGTATTGATACCGTAAATACAGGTTTCAACACGGACGTAGCCCGCACCGGCACACAATCGTTGAAGATAGTGGAAGATCCCCTAAGCAGCACACCACAGGTTTATGTCGGCTGGGTTACCGGCGTCAGCGAAGGTGATGTAATTACTGCTACCGGCTGGATGTACAGCACAAGTGCAGACGCAGCAGTATCAAACCCCCGCGGCCGTCTGTGGTGCCATTACTCTACTGCTGCTGACATCACCACATACGAGGGCAGCGGTACAAATCCAAACAACGACTATGCCGGCACAGTTGACTGGATGCAGTTTACCCAAAGTACCACTGTTGCTACCGGCAAAGAAGCAGTTGTTATCGAAGCACGTATCTACAGCGACCCTGCTCCAGGCAACGTGATTTACCTCGACGACCTCCAGATAACCGCACCAGAAGGGGCTCTGGTAACACTGGCCAACGGCACAACCGTACCCGAGCCGGCTACAATGGCTGTCATGGCGCTTGGCGGCATTTTCGCTTTCAGGAAAAGACGCTAAGTCATAAAATT
Proteins encoded:
- a CDS encoding PEP-CTERM sorting domain-containing protein, with the translated sequence MKKFLAALCAAIMVTGSFAYTVDYGWETGSQAYLGTYGSIDTVNTGFNTDVARTGTQSLKIVEDPLSSTPQVYVGWVTGVSEGDVITATGWMYSTSADAAVSNPRGRLWCHYSTAADITTYEGSGTNPNNDYAGTVDWMQFTQSTTVATGKEAVVIEARIYSDPAPGNVIYLDDLQITAPEGALVTLANGTTVPEPATMAVMALGGIFAFRKRR